The DNA segment TTCGCGAAACTATCCTCGCCAAAAAAACTCAAACGCCGATTTACGCGATAGACGAAACGGCGTTTTCAAGCGCGAGGCGAACCTTTTTGACGTCCGCGCCGCACTCGCCGATAACGGCGCGGACGCGATCGTAACCAAGTTTGGGAACATACGAAGCCGCAAAGGCGAGGGAGTTTTCCAGAAGCTCGGCGCAACGCTCGCGGTTTGCCTTAACGGTTTCGACGCACTTTTGACGAAAGATCGCGCATGTTTTACACAGCAGCGATAGGCTCTCTAGCATAGCGTCGGCGATCAGCGGCGAAAAGGCGTTTAGCTCAAACTCTCCCCTCGAAGCGGCGACGCCGATCGCGAAATCGTTTGCCATGACCTTTATAGCGACCTGAATAACCGTCTCGCAGATTACGGGATTAAACTTGGCGGGCATAATAGAGCTGCCCGTCTGCACGGGCTCCAGCGCGATCTCCGCGATCGCGCCGTTTGGACCCGAGTTCATCAGCCGCAGATCGCCCGCGATTTTGGATAGATTAACCGCCAGCGCTTTTAACAGCCCCGAAACCTCCGCAAATACGTCGTAATTTTGCGTCGCGTCCATAGGATACTCCGCGGCGGCAAGCCCGATACCCGTAAGCTCGCGCAACTCCTCGATAATCGCGTAGCGATACTTGCGATCGAGCGGATCGCACGCGCCCACCGCCGCGCCGCCGATATTTACCTGCCTTAGACGCTCTTCGGCTTTATACAGCCTCCAGCGATCGCGCGCTATAGCTCCGGCATACGCGCCAAACTCGCTCCCAAGCGTTACGGGGACGGCGTCCATCAGCTCGGTGCGTCCGAGCTTGACCACGTCCTCGAACTCGATCTCCTTTTTCTGCAACGCCTCTTGCAACTTCGCGCACTGATCGCTTAGCTCGCGCAATAAGCCGATCGCGGCGATTC comes from the Helicobacteraceae bacterium genome and includes:
- a CDS encoding aspartate ammonia-lyase → MRTRLERDALGERLLSEEALYGIHSLRASENFALDYKKSDKHLIYAMVQVKKAAAICRVKEGAKAFSAREGVFEAIIAACDRALDAQADDAFIIDALQGGAGTSLNMNVNETIANLALSELGLKRGDYEAISPLDDVNRGQSTNDVYPTALRIAAIGLLRELSDQCAKLQEALQKKEIEFEDVVKLGRTELMDAVPVTLGSEFGAYAGAIARDRWRLYKAEERLRQVNIGGAAVGACDPLDRKYRYAIIEELRELTGIGLAAAEYPMDATQNYDVFAEVSGLLKALAVNLSKIAGDLRLMNSGPNGAIAEIALEPVQTGSSIMPAKFNPVICETVIQVAIKVMANDFAIGVAASRGEFELNAFSPLIADAMLESLSLLCKTCAIFRQKCVETVKANRERCAELLENSLAFAASYVPKLGYDRVRAVIGECGADVKKVRLALENAVSSIA